In the genome of Pseudomonas putida, one region contains:
- the nuoL gene encoding NADH-quinone oxidoreductase subunit L, whose product MNLIFLTFVFPLIGFLLLSFSRGRFSENLSALIGVGSVGLSAAVAAYVIWQFNVAPPEGGAYSQLLWQWMSVDGFAPNFTLYVDGLSITMLGVVTGVGFLIHLFASWYMRGEAGYSRFFSYTNLFIASMLFLVLGDNLLFIYFGWEGVGLCSYLLIGFYYSNRNNGNAALKAFIVTRIGDVFMAIGLFILFAQLGTLNVQELLVLAPQKFQAGDTWMVLATLMLLGGAVGKSAQLPLQTWLADAMAGPTPVSALIHAATMVTAGVYLIARTHGLFLLAPDILHLVGIVGGVTLVLAGFAALVQTDIKRILAYSTMSQIGYMFLALGVGAWEGAIFHLMTHAFFKALLFLASGAVIVACHHEQNIFKMGGLWKKLPLAYASFVVGGAALAALPILTAGFYSKDEILWEAFASGHTGLLYAGLVGAFMTSLYTFRLIFIAFHGEAKTEAHAGHGISHWLPLGVLIVLSTFVGAWIHPPLAGVLPQSVGHAGGEAQHSLEIVSGAIAIAGILLAAVLFLGKRTLVSAIANSGIGRVLSAWWFAAWGFDWIYDKLFVKPYLLISHILRKDPVDRSIGLIPRMARGGHVAMSKTETGQLRWYTASIAVGAVLVLGAVVVAAV is encoded by the coding sequence ATGAACCTTATCTTCCTGACTTTCGTCTTCCCCCTGATCGGCTTCCTACTGCTGTCGTTCTCGCGCGGGCGGTTCTCGGAGAACCTGTCCGCGCTGATCGGCGTCGGCTCCGTCGGCCTTTCGGCCGCCGTGGCCGCCTACGTGATCTGGCAATTCAATGTCGCACCGCCTGAAGGTGGTGCGTACAGCCAGCTGCTGTGGCAGTGGATGTCGGTGGACGGCTTCGCGCCGAACTTCACCCTGTACGTGGATGGCCTGTCGATCACCATGCTCGGCGTGGTCACCGGCGTGGGCTTCCTGATCCACCTGTTCGCGTCCTGGTACATGCGTGGCGAAGCCGGTTACTCGCGCTTCTTCTCGTACACCAACCTGTTCATCGCCAGCATGCTGTTCCTGGTGCTGGGCGACAACCTGCTGTTCATCTACTTCGGCTGGGAAGGCGTGGGCCTGTGCTCGTACCTGTTGATCGGTTTCTACTACAGCAACCGCAACAACGGTAACGCCGCACTGAAGGCCTTCATCGTCACCCGTATCGGCGACGTGTTCATGGCCATCGGCCTGTTCATCCTGTTCGCCCAGCTGGGTACCCTGAACGTCCAGGAACTGCTGGTGCTGGCACCGCAGAAGTTCCAGGCAGGTGATACCTGGATGGTGCTGGCGACCCTGATGCTGCTCGGCGGTGCCGTCGGTAAATCGGCCCAGCTGCCGCTGCAGACCTGGCTTGCCGACGCGATGGCCGGCCCGACTCCGGTCTCCGCGCTGATCCACGCCGCAACCATGGTGACCGCGGGCGTGTACTTGATCGCCCGTACCCACGGCCTGTTCCTGCTGGCGCCGGACATCCTGCACCTGGTGGGTATCGTCGGTGGCGTGACCCTGGTCCTGGCCGGCTTCGCCGCGCTGGTCCAGACCGACATCAAGCGTATCCTCGCCTATTCGACCATGAGCCAGATCGGCTACATGTTCTTGGCCTTGGGCGTCGGCGCCTGGGAAGGCGCAATCTTCCACCTGATGACCCACGCCTTCTTCAAGGCCCTGCTGTTCCTTGCCTCTGGTGCGGTGATCGTTGCCTGCCACCACGAGCAGAACATCTTCAAGATGGGCGGCCTGTGGAAGAAGCTGCCGCTGGCCTACGCCAGTTTCGTGGTCGGTGGTGCCGCCCTCGCCGCCTTGCCGATCCTGACCGCCGGCTTCTATTCCAAGGACGAGATCCTCTGGGAAGCCTTCGCCAGCGGCCACACCGGCCTGCTGTATGCGGGCCTGGTCGGTGCATTCATGACCTCGCTGTACACCTTCCGCCTGATCTTCATCGCCTTCCACGGCGAAGCGAAGACCGAAGCCCACGCCGGCCACGGCATTTCCCACTGGCTGCCACTGGGCGTGCTGATCGTGCTGTCGACCTTCGTCGGCGCCTGGATCCACCCGCCTCTGGCGGGTGTACTGCCACAAAGCGTCGGCCACGCCGGCGGCGAAGCCCAGCACTCGCTGGAAATCGTCTCGGGCGCCATCGCCATCGCCGGTATCCTGCTGGCAGCGGTGCTGTTCCTGGGTAAACGCACCCTGGTCAGTGCAATCGCCAACAGCGGCATCGGTCGTGTCCTGTCGGCCTGGTGGTTCGCCGCCTGGGGCTTCGACTGGATCTACGACAAGCTGTTCGTCAAACCTTATCTGCTGATCAGCCACATCCTGCGCAAGGATCCGGTTGACCGCAGCATCGGCCTGATTCCTCGGATGGCTCGCGGCGGTCACGTCGCCATGAGCAAGACCGAAACCGGCCAGCTGCGCTGGTACACCGCCTCGATCGCCGTGGGTGCCGTTCTGGTACTCGGCGCCGTGGTAGTGGCCGCGGTATGA
- the nuoK gene encoding NADH-quinone oxidoreductase subunit NuoK produces the protein MGAIPLEHGLAVAGILFCLGLVGLMVRRNILFVLMSLEVMMNAAALAFIVAGARWVQPDGQVMFILVISLAAAEASIGLAILLQLYRRFHTLDIDAASEMRG, from the coding sequence ATGGGTGCTATCCCTCTCGAACATGGTCTGGCCGTCGCCGGCATCCTGTTCTGCTTAGGTCTGGTTGGCCTGATGGTCCGCCGCAACATCCTCTTCGTGCTCATGAGCCTGGAAGTCATGATGAACGCCGCTGCCCTGGCGTTCATCGTCGCCGGTGCCCGTTGGGTCCAACCCGACGGTCAGGTGATGTTCATTCTGGTGATCAGCCTGGCAGCCGCCGAGGCCAGCATTGGCCTGGCGATCCTGCTGCAGCTGTATCGCCGCTTCCACACTCTCGACATCGATGCTGCCAGTGAGATGCGCGGATGA